One part of the Caproiciproducens sp. CPB-2 genome encodes these proteins:
- a CDS encoding VOC family protein produces the protein MDDELKIKLYSFTVDCKDPHELAEFYAALLKWETMFIDEDWACVYAPGTNQGTYPGIMFQRNPEYKPPVWPAEPEAQQQMAHIDFAVNDLEEAVQYAIHCGATIADEQFSDHWRVMLDPAGHPFCLCQMKSIIESAQFALL, from the coding sequence ATGGATGATGAATTGAAAATAAAATTGTACTCATTTACAGTGGATTGCAAGGACCCGCATGAATTAGCAGAATTTTATGCGGCGTTGCTCAAGTGGGAGACCATGTTTATCGATGAAGATTGGGCGTGTGTATACGCTCCGGGAACCAATCAGGGGACATATCCTGGTATAATGTTTCAACGGAATCCGGAGTATAAACCGCCTGTATGGCCGGCAGAGCCTGAAGCCCAACAGCAAATGGCACATATAGACTTCGCTGTTAATGATTTAGAAGAAGCAGTTCAATATGCAATCCATTGTGGAGCAACCATCGCAGATGAGCAATTTTCTGATCATTGGAGAGTTATGCTTGATCCCGCCGGACACCCTTTTTGCTTATGTCAAATGAAATCGATTATCGAGAGTGCCCAGTTTGCGTTGTTATAG
- the dut gene encoding dUTP diphosphatase: MTDHVLKMKKLRQNAVTPTRASEGAAGFDLYACLDAPITIEPRGLYKIPTGIAIALPDENTVGLIFARSGLGVNHGVSLPNAVGVIDSDYRGEILVGMTNCSDKPYTLQPGERCAQLVVTPVLLPILKETDDLGETSRGTGAFGSTGKRGLQK, encoded by the coding sequence ATGACTGACCATGTTTTAAAAATGAAAAAACTGAGGCAAAACGCCGTCACGCCGACCCGCGCAAGCGAGGGCGCGGCCGGATTCGACCTGTACGCCTGTCTGGACGCGCCGATCACCATCGAGCCGCGCGGGCTTTACAAAATTCCCACGGGAATCGCCATCGCGCTGCCGGACGAAAACACGGTCGGGCTGATCTTCGCCCGCAGCGGGCTGGGCGTCAACCACGGCGTTTCCCTTCCCAACGCGGTCGGTGTGATCGACAGCGACTACCGCGGCGAAATCCTGGTCGGAATGACCAACTGCAGCGACAAGCCCTACACGCTCCAGCCGGGCGAACGCTGCGCGCAGCTTGTGGTGACGCCGGTGCTGCTGCCCATTCTAAAAGAGACCGACGATCTTGGCGAGACCTCGCGGGGCACGGGCGCCTTCGGTTCTACGGGAAAGAGAGGGCTGCAAAAATGA
- a CDS encoding glycoside hydrolase family 13 protein produces the protein MFDSRNPVFRDPVGAVADGTPVHFKITLPRALHCSAARLMIKDGFTGREITRGMFWCGMNGGDGEWWECHFTPEKPGLFFYRFQTDTERGILQITRGRGGEGVFSDAARFWQLTVYDREFATPDWLAGGILYQIFPDRFARSAQPKTGVPADRRLHESWEEQPDWRPNEDGRITNTDYFGGDLRGIEEKLPYLQSLGVTCLYLNPIFESHSNHRYDTADYSKIDPLLGNEQDFTSLCAAAEKAGIRVVLDGVFNHTGSDSVYFNRQDRYAAPGAYHSKNSPYYPWYTFRHWPKEYDCWWNFITLPSVNESEPSYREYVNGENGIIRKWLSADAAGWRLDVADELPDFFLDELRAAAKAQKRDALILGEVWEDASNKTAYGQRRRYLLGKQLDSVMNYPFRSAILGFLTAADAGDMMEIILGILENYPPQVIRLLMNHIGTHDTERALTVLAGEPLDGRGREWQSTARLTRERRRRGLRLMRLASLMQFTLPGVPCIYYGDEAGMEGYRDPFNRACYPWGQEEKELVEWYRLLGRLRRNCSALREGDFLPFLADGSCMGYLRRDEAVSLLCVVNAGAESRSVRVPGEWRQSRAVIGVVPDGNNTLYLNPEDCAVLLKKETAKAAGPECGQFQKESVELKK, from the coding sequence ATGTTTGATTCCCGCAATCCGGTGTTCCGCGACCCCGTTGGGGCGGTGGCGGACGGCACGCCGGTGCATTTTAAGATTACCCTGCCGCGTGCGCTGCACTGCAGCGCTGCGCGGCTGATGATAAAGGACGGCTTTACCGGACGGGAGATTACCCGCGGCATGTTCTGGTGCGGTATGAACGGCGGCGACGGCGAGTGGTGGGAGTGCCACTTTACGCCGGAAAAACCGGGACTTTTCTTTTACCGGTTCCAGACCGATACCGAACGCGGGATCCTGCAGATCACGCGCGGCCGCGGCGGGGAGGGCGTTTTCAGCGACGCGGCCCGCTTCTGGCAGCTGACGGTCTATGACCGGGAGTTTGCCACTCCGGACTGGCTTGCCGGCGGCATCCTGTACCAGATTTTTCCGGACCGGTTCGCCCGCTCGGCGCAGCCGAAAACCGGCGTTCCCGCCGACCGGAGGCTGCACGAAAGCTGGGAGGAACAGCCCGACTGGCGGCCCAATGAGGACGGCAGGATCACCAATACCGACTATTTCGGCGGCGACCTGCGCGGAATCGAGGAAAAGCTCCCCTACCTTCAGTCGCTGGGCGTCACCTGCCTGTACCTGAACCCGATTTTTGAATCCCACTCCAACCACCGGTACGACACGGCGGACTATTCCAAAATAGACCCCCTGCTGGGAAATGAGCAGGATTTTACGAGCCTGTGCGCCGCCGCCGAAAAAGCGGGCATCCGGGTGGTGCTCGACGGCGTTTTCAACCACACGGGCAGCGACAGCGTCTACTTTAACCGGCAGGACCGCTACGCCGCCCCCGGCGCGTACCATTCCAAAAATTCGCCGTACTATCCCTGGTACACCTTCCGGCACTGGCCGAAGGAATACGACTGCTGGTGGAATTTCATTACCCTGCCCAGCGTGAACGAGAGCGAGCCCTCCTACCGGGAATATGTCAACGGCGAAAACGGCATCATCCGGAAATGGCTTTCTGCGGACGCGGCGGGCTGGCGGCTGGACGTTGCCGACGAGCTGCCGGACTTCTTTCTGGACGAACTCCGCGCGGCGGCAAAGGCGCAAAAGCGCGATGCGCTGATTCTGGGCGAGGTCTGGGAGGATGCCTCCAATAAGACGGCCTATGGACAAAGGCGCCGGTACCTCTTGGGCAAACAGCTCGACAGCGTGATGAACTACCCGTTCCGCAGCGCGATCCTGGGCTTTCTGACCGCGGCGGACGCCGGGGATATGATGGAAATCATCCTCGGTATTCTGGAAAATTACCCGCCGCAGGTCATCCGCCTGCTGATGAACCATATCGGCACGCACGACACCGAACGCGCGCTCACTGTGCTTGCGGGCGAGCCTCTGGACGGGCGCGGCCGCGAGTGGCAGAGCACCGCGCGCCTGACAAGGGAGCGCCGCCGCCGCGGCCTGCGCCTGATGCGGCTCGCTTCGCTGATGCAGTTCACCCTGCCCGGCGTACCCTGCATTTACTACGGCGACGAAGCCGGGATGGAGGGCTACCGCGACCCGTTCAACCGGGCCTGTTACCCGTGGGGGCAGGAAGAGAAGGAGCTGGTGGAGTGGTACCGTCTGCTGGGCAGGCTGCGCCGCAACTGTTCCGCGCTCAGGGAAGGAGATTTTCTTCCGTTTCTTGCCGACGGCTCCTGCATGGGGTATCTCCGCCGGGACGAAGCGGTCAGCCTGCTCTGCGTCGTCAATGCGGGGGCGGAAAGCCGCAGCGTGCGGGTTCCCGGAGAATGGCGGCAGTCCCGCGCGGTGATCGGCGTGGTGCCGGACGGGAACAATACGCTGTACCTGAATCCGGAGGACTGCGCCGTTTTGCTGAAAAAGGAAACGGCAAAGGCGGCCGGGCCGGAGTGCGGGCAATTCCAGAAGGAATCAGTTGAATTGAAAAAATAA
- a CDS encoding Maf family protein: MLLLASTSPRRSELLKMAGYEFTAAPSDVSEGYLRGTPPMQIVELLAARKAEAVAKQNPQDTVLGADTVVVFKGRVLGKPKDAEEAKAMLRLLSGNVHQVYTGYCVISGKELIRGHECTSVEFYPLSETEISAYCETEEPMDKAGAYAIQGRGALFIKRIDGDFYNVMGLPIGKINRILTGLKNSSKENS, translated from the coding sequence ATGTTGCTGCTTGCATCTACTTCGCCGCGCCGCAGCGAGCTGCTGAAAATGGCCGGCTACGAATTCACCGCCGCGCCCTCGGATGTCAGCGAGGGATATCTGCGCGGAACCCCTCCCATGCAGATTGTCGAGCTGCTCGCCGCCCGGAAAGCGGAAGCGGTGGCAAAGCAGAACCCGCAGGACACCGTCCTCGGGGCGGACACCGTCGTTGTTTTCAAGGGCCGCGTGCTGGGCAAACCGAAGGACGCGGAGGAAGCCAAAGCGATGCTCCGGCTACTGTCCGGAAACGTCCATCAGGTTTACACCGGCTACTGCGTCATCAGCGGCAAGGAGCTGATCCGCGGGCACGAGTGCACCTCGGTGGAATTTTACCCGCTGAGCGAAACCGAAATCAGCGCCTACTGCGAAACAGAGGAGCCGATGGACAAAGCGGGCGCATACGCTATCCAGGGGCGCGGCGCACTGTTTATCAAGCGGATCGACGGGGACTTTTACAATGTAATGGGCCTGCCGATCGGCAAAATCAACCGTATTCTGACCGGGCTTAAAAATTCATCGAAAGAAAATTCATAA
- a CDS encoding rod shape-determining protein has product MFSKDIGIDLGTANTLVFMKGKGIVMREPSVVAVDVRTDTVLAVGAQAKEMIGRTPGSIVAVRPLKDGVIADFDITATMLKHFIRKAVKSNAFSRPHIIVCIPSGVTEVERRAVEDAARQAGANNVELIEEPMAAAIGAGLPVSEPTGSMVVDIGGGTAEVAVISLGDIVTSVSVRVAGDKFDESIISYVKKKYNLLIGERTAEEIKIRIGSAFPTEDNEDATVEIKGRNLVDGLPKNVTISAEEVREALSDPLALIIDAVKSTLEKTPPELSADIIDHGIMLTGGGALLRGLDRLVEQETGMPVHIADSPLDCVVDGTGKLLEITMPSSYYKNNRK; this is encoded by the coding sequence ATGTTTTCAAAAGATATAGGAATAGATTTGGGCACCGCAAATACTCTGGTTTTTATGAAGGGAAAAGGAATCGTCATGCGCGAGCCTTCGGTGGTCGCCGTTGACGTCCGTACCGATACCGTTCTGGCCGTGGGCGCGCAGGCCAAGGAAATGATCGGGCGCACCCCGGGCTCCATCGTCGCGGTCCGCCCGCTGAAGGACGGCGTCATCGCCGACTTCGACATCACCGCCACGATGCTCAAGCACTTTATCCGCAAGGCCGTGAAATCCAACGCGTTTTCCCGCCCGCACATCATCGTCTGTATCCCGTCGGGCGTAACGGAAGTGGAACGCCGCGCGGTGGAGGACGCCGCCCGTCAGGCGGGCGCCAACAATGTCGAGCTGATCGAGGAACCCATGGCCGCGGCCATCGGCGCGGGGCTTCCCGTGAGCGAGCCGACCGGCAGCATGGTCGTCGACATCGGCGGCGGCACGGCGGAGGTCGCCGTGATCTCGCTGGGCGACATCGTGACCTCGGTCTCGGTCCGCGTCGCGGGCGATAAATTTGACGAGTCCATTATTTCCTACGTAAAAAAGAAGTACAACCTGCTGATCGGCGAGCGCACCGCCGAGGAAATCAAAATCAGGATCGGCTCCGCTTTCCCGACCGAGGACAACGAGGACGCCACGGTGGAAATCAAGGGCCGCAACCTGGTGGACGGCCTGCCGAAGAACGTGACCATTTCCGCCGAAGAGGTGAGGGAAGCGCTGAGCGACCCGCTGGCGCTGATTATCGACGCGGTGAAATCGACCCTGGAAAAGACCCCGCCGGAGCTTTCCGCGGATATTATAGACCACGGTATCATGCTGACGGGCGGCGGCGCCCTGCTGCGCGGCCTGGACAGACTGGTCGAACAGGAGACCGGCATGCCCGTCCATATTGCCGATAGCCCGCTGGACTGTGTTGTTGACGGAACAGGCAAGCTGCTTGAAATCACCATGCCCTCCTCGTATTACAAAAACAACAGAAAATAA
- a CDS encoding U32 family peptidase, giving the protein MTNSNIEVLAPAGSPESLTAAVRAGADAVYLGGSAFSARAGARNFDSGELKSAVEYCHARGVKVYLAVNTLLLQDELQKALDFVSYACTLPVDALIVQDTGLIRLLQKCAPGLRLHASTQMSIHTPLGALALSEAGIRRVVLSRELSLREIEEIHKAAPVELEAFVHGALCMSVSGQCYFSSVLGSRSGNRGLCAQPCRLPFSVTGGTGHDLSLKDLSMISRMDELSRAGIASAKIEGRMKRPEYVAAAARASRLAADGEPVPPELVKNLGAVFSRSGFTTGYLDGKLGRDMFGVRSREDVTGATGAVFAELHSLYNHEYQRIPVSFRLTVQKEQPVVLFAADRDGRTARVSLGETPQPALSRAIDEERCAEQLKKTGGTPFYADEIVCEIGEGLSVPVSSLNRLRREALEKLEQMRMCRAEIPFQMCRIPEAGTHTAKKLRLRARFANTGLPPAAKQCELVYLPYDTDLDILQKLKADGYPVALEIPRGMFGMEKAVRARLSAAKEAGFADVWAGNLGAAALGRELGLTVHGGFSLNITNTAALLWHSEFGLADTELSFELTLAQAAAVGGELPRGLLLYGRLPLMLTRNCPAANAGGCKNCETAPFLTDRKGIRFPVQCYGACSEVLNSVPLYMADRLGEVRNQDFGVLRFTTESAREAEEIIGRYLAGSPDEGEHTRGLYYRGIE; this is encoded by the coding sequence ATGACGAACAGTAACATAGAGGTTTTGGCCCCCGCCGGGTCGCCGGAAAGCCTGACCGCCGCGGTGCGCGCGGGGGCGGACGCGGTGTATCTGGGCGGAAGCGCGTTCAGCGCGAGGGCCGGCGCCAGGAACTTTGACAGCGGCGAGTTGAAATCCGCCGTGGAGTACTGCCATGCCCGCGGGGTAAAGGTCTACCTTGCGGTCAACACCCTGCTTTTGCAGGACGAGCTGCAAAAAGCGCTCGATTTTGTTTCCTACGCCTGCACCCTGCCGGTGGACGCGCTGATCGTACAGGACACGGGCCTGATCCGGCTTCTGCAAAAATGCGCGCCCGGCCTGCGGCTGCACGCCTCCACCCAGATGAGCATCCACACCCCGCTGGGCGCTTTGGCGCTTTCCGAGGCGGGAATCAGGCGCGTGGTGCTTTCCCGCGAGCTGTCACTCCGGGAAATTGAGGAAATCCATAAAGCGGCCCCCGTGGAGCTGGAAGCCTTTGTCCACGGCGCGCTGTGCATGTCCGTCAGCGGGCAGTGCTACTTCAGCTCCGTGCTCGGCTCCCGCAGCGGGAACCGCGGCCTTTGCGCCCAGCCCTGCCGGCTGCCGTTTTCCGTTACCGGCGGAACGGGGCACGATTTGAGCTTAAAGGACCTTTCCATGATCAGCCGTATGGACGAGCTGAGCCGCGCGGGCATTGCCAGCGCGAAAATAGAGGGCCGCATGAAGCGGCCGGAATATGTCGCCGCGGCAGCGCGCGCGAGCCGGCTGGCGGCGGACGGCGAACCGGTTCCCCCGGAGCTGGTGAAAAACCTGGGCGCGGTCTTTTCCCGCTCGGGCTTTACCACCGGATATCTGGACGGGAAGCTGGGCCGCGACATGTTCGGCGTGCGCTCCAGGGAGGACGTGACCGGCGCGACCGGCGCGGTTTTCGCCGAGCTGCACAGCCTTTACAACCATGAATACCAGAGGATTCCGGTCTCTTTCCGCCTGACCGTTCAAAAGGAGCAGCCGGTGGTGCTTTTCGCCGCCGACCGCGACGGCCGGACGGCCCGCGTTTCTCTGGGCGAAACGCCCCAGCCCGCGCTCAGCCGCGCGATCGACGAAGAGCGCTGCGCCGAACAGCTCAAAAAGACGGGCGGCACGCCGTTTTACGCCGACGAGATCGTCTGTGAGATCGGGGAGGGGCTTTCCGTCCCGGTTTCTTCCCTGAACAGGCTGCGCCGGGAAGCGCTGGAAAAGCTGGAGCAGATGCGCATGTGCCGCGCGGAGATTCCGTTCCAAATGTGCCGGATACCCGAAGCGGGCACCCATACGGCGAAAAAGCTTCGGCTGCGCGCGCGGTTCGCAAACACCGGTCTTCCGCCCGCGGCAAAGCAGTGTGAACTCGTTTATCTTCCGTACGATACGGATTTGGATATTCTTCAAAAATTAAAAGCAGACGGCTATCCCGTCGCGCTGGAAATCCCGCGCGGCATGTTCGGGATGGAAAAAGCCGTCCGGGCGCGGCTTTCCGCCGCGAAAGAAGCCGGCTTTGCCGACGTCTGGGCGGGGAACCTCGGCGCGGCGGCGCTCGGCCGGGAGCTGGGGCTGACCGTACACGGCGGCTTTTCGCTCAACATCACCAATACGGCGGCGCTTCTCTGGCACAGTGAATTCGGGCTTGCGGATACGGAGCTTTCCTTTGAGCTGACACTCGCGCAGGCCGCCGCCGTCGGCGGGGAGCTGCCGAGGGGCCTTCTGCTCTACGGGCGGCTGCCGCTGATGCTGACGCGCAACTGCCCCGCGGCGAACGCGGGCGGCTGCAAAAACTGTGAAACCGCGCCGTTTCTGACCGACCGGAAGGGAATCCGGTTCCCCGTCCAGTGTTACGGCGCGTGCAGCGAGGTCCTGAACTCCGTTCCTCTCTACATGGCCGACCGGCTCGGGGAAGTGCGCAATCAGGATTTCGGGGTGCTGCGCTTTACCACCGAATCCGCACGGGAGGCGGAGGAAATCATCGGCCGGTATCTGGCCGGTTCCCCGGACGAAGGGGAACACACCCGCGGGCTTTACTACAGGGGAATAGAATAG
- a CDS encoding glycogen/starch/alpha-glucan phosphorylase: MNYRQPVGKIKETILSTLDRVFGVSLENATDEQCYKAVALTVRDLMAAGRSEYMAEAEKTHTKQVYYLCMEFLLGRSLKNSLFNLGIEEDFRKALAELGLKLDCLYEQEPDAGLGNGGLGRLAACFLDALATQGYPATGYSLRYEYGIFRQKLVDGWQTELPDFWLPGGKIWMQAVPEKSVEVHFNGHIEEFWNNQYHVVNHKDFTKVTAVPYDMYVAGMDGRGISRLRVWAASSTEFDMKLFNSGDYLRAMEQNAMAEVITKVLYPEDNHMEGKSLRLSQQYFLVSATIQDIIRRHLFKYSTLDNLPDLVAIHLNDTHPVLAIPEMMRVMLDECGYGWDAAWDIVTRTVAYTNHTVMKEALECWGVDLFKSRLPRIYQLVEEINRRFCAQMHEKGVDGYKVGRMAPLNDGYVKMANLAVVSSHSVNGVSQLHSDILKNTVFNDFYTEMPEKFTNVTNGIAHRRWLNQANPGLAKLITGLIGGGYLHDAAQLQKLARYADDASVLEQMAKVKRENKLRLAEYIKRENCLEVDPDSIFDVQVKRMHEYKRQHLNALHILSVYQWLRENPDAEFTPHTYIFGAKAAPGYYFAKQMIRLIVDLGNTINNDPRVNKKMRVVYLEDYRVTLAELLTPAADLSEQISLAGTEASGTSNMKFMINGAVTIGTLDGANVEIHDAVGDDNIILFGMTASEVEALKPNYDPRKYFNGSSVIKQAVEELNTGFCCVKFNDIADSLLNHDPYMVLADFESYAKAQKKAEALYGDAKAWQRMCLINTANAGRFAADRAIREYAEKIWHARPLPEEAVKQEVPVRRVRPGRKSK, encoded by the coding sequence ATGAATTACAGACAGCCGGTCGGAAAAATCAAGGAAACGATCCTGTCTACGCTCGACCGTGTTTTCGGCGTCAGCCTTGAAAACGCGACCGACGAGCAGTGTTACAAGGCGGTCGCGCTCACCGTGCGCGATTTGATGGCCGCGGGCCGGAGTGAATATATGGCGGAGGCGGAAAAAACCCATACCAAGCAGGTTTACTACCTTTGTATGGAATTCCTGCTGGGCCGTTCGCTGAAAAACAGTCTGTTCAACCTCGGGATCGAGGAGGATTTCCGCAAAGCGCTGGCCGAGCTGGGGCTGAAGCTGGACTGTCTTTACGAGCAGGAGCCGGACGCCGGGCTGGGCAACGGCGGGCTGGGCAGGCTTGCCGCCTGCTTTCTGGACGCCCTCGCCACACAGGGCTACCCCGCCACGGGGTATTCCCTGCGCTATGAGTACGGCATCTTCCGCCAGAAGCTGGTGGACGGCTGGCAGACGGAGCTGCCCGATTTCTGGCTTCCGGGCGGGAAAATCTGGATGCAGGCGGTACCGGAAAAAAGCGTGGAGGTCCATTTTAACGGACATATCGAGGAATTCTGGAACAACCAGTACCATGTTGTAAATCATAAGGATTTTACAAAGGTGACCGCGGTGCCGTACGATATGTACGTCGCCGGGATGGACGGGCGCGGCATCAGCCGCCTGCGCGTCTGGGCGGCAAGCTCCACCGAATTCGACATGAAGCTGTTCAACAGCGGCGACTATCTTCGCGCCATGGAGCAGAACGCCATGGCGGAGGTCATCACCAAGGTGCTTTACCCCGAGGACAACCACATGGAGGGAAAGAGCCTGCGCCTTTCGCAGCAGTATTTCCTGGTTTCCGCGACCATTCAGGATATCATCCGCCGCCACCTGTTCAAATACAGCACGCTCGACAACCTGCCTGATCTGGTGGCCATCCACCTGAACGACACCCATCCCGTGCTCGCCATCCCGGAAATGATGCGCGTGATGCTGGACGAGTGCGGCTACGGCTGGGACGCGGCCTGGGATATCGTCACCCGCACCGTCGCCTATACGAACCATACGGTCATGAAGGAGGCGCTGGAGTGCTGGGGGGTCGACCTGTTCAAATCACGCCTGCCCCGCATCTACCAGCTTGTGGAGGAGATCAACCGCCGTTTCTGCGCGCAGATGCACGAAAAGGGCGTGGACGGCTACAAGGTGGGCCGCATGGCCCCGCTGAACGACGGCTACGTCAAAATGGCGAACCTCGCGGTCGTCAGCAGCCACAGTGTCAACGGGGTGTCCCAGCTCCACAGCGACATTCTGAAAAATACCGTGTTCAACGATTTTTATACCGAGATGCCGGAAAAATTCACGAACGTGACCAACGGCATCGCCCATCGGCGCTGGCTGAACCAGGCGAACCCCGGGCTTGCGAAGCTGATTACCGGGCTGATCGGCGGCGGGTACCTTCACGACGCCGCGCAGCTGCAGAAGCTTGCGCGCTACGCGGACGACGCTTCCGTTCTGGAACAGATGGCGAAGGTCAAGCGGGAAAACAAGCTCCGCCTCGCGGAGTATATCAAAAGGGAGAACTGTCTGGAGGTGGACCCAGACTCCATTTTCGACGTGCAGGTCAAGCGCATGCACGAATATAAGCGCCAGCATCTGAACGCCCTGCATATCCTGTCGGTCTACCAGTGGCTGCGGGAGAATCCCGACGCGGAATTCACCCCCCACACCTATATTTTCGGCGCGAAGGCCGCGCCGGGCTACTACTTTGCAAAACAGATGATCCGCCTGATCGTCGACCTGGGCAACACCATCAACAACGATCCGCGCGTAAACAAGAAAATGAGGGTCGTTTATCTGGAGGACTACCGCGTGACGCTCGCGGAGCTGCTGACCCCCGCCGCCGACCTGAGCGAACAGATTTCGCTCGCGGGGACCGAGGCCTCCGGCACCAGCAACATGAAATTCATGATCAACGGGGCGGTCACCATCGGCACCCTGGACGGGGCGAATGTTGAAATCCACGACGCGGTCGGCGACGACAACATTATTCTGTTCGGCATGACGGCGTCGGAGGTCGAAGCGCTCAAGCCGAACTATGACCCAAGGAAGTACTTCAACGGCAGCTCGGTGATCAAACAGGCAGTCGAGGAGCTGAACACCGGCTTCTGCTGCGTAAAATTCAACGATATCGCCGATTCCCTGCTGAATCACGACCCCTATATGGTGCTGGCGGATTTCGAGTCCTACGCAAAGGCGCAGAAAAAGGCGGAGGCCCTTTACGGCGACGCGAAAGCCTGGCAGCGCATGTGCCTGATCAATACCGCGAACGCGGGCCGTTTCGCGGCGGACCGCGCGATCCGCGAGTACGCGGAAAAAATCTGGCACGCCCGGCCCCTGCCGGAAGAAGCTGTAAAGCAGGAAGTTCCGGTCAGACGCGTACGTCCGGGCAGAAAGAGCAAATAA
- a CDS encoding ketopantoate reductase family protein: MRILIVGLGVIGSTYGYLFQSAGHQVEHLIQNSSRNASTTELSVSLLDGRINSKGERKYGIYSVNHAAPNENYDLIFVSVPAGKLSGVIATLKEWNMHGTVLLSCGIWEERSCLEKTMDGWKYVLGYPVAGGSISESGLRCCVFDHFMLESRSKTNILNYEKLVQLFSDCEVKPEVPFDMLEWIWLHMAINAGVITTAGKYGNVQETSAAAEKIMRSSKALSEVVLSIRDTANIIASRGVCLKNYRNELLPYKIPSKLAGLIMKKMFASNLLTREIMTLHSNLDDLLFVCQSVYKCGIKNKVQAPTFYANYSAVQKQIEHLF, translated from the coding sequence ATGAGAATATTAATTGTTGGTCTTGGCGTCATAGGGAGCACATACGGATACTTATTTCAAAGCGCCGGACACCAAGTGGAGCATCTGATCCAAAATAGCAGCAGAAATGCTTCCACCACTGAATTGAGTGTCTCTCTTCTGGATGGACGAATCAATTCAAAGGGAGAAAGAAAATACGGAATATATTCTGTAAATCACGCAGCTCCAAATGAAAACTATGATTTGATTTTTGTCAGTGTGCCGGCAGGTAAGCTGTCTGGCGTTATAGCTACCCTAAAAGAGTGGAATATGCATGGGACCGTTCTGCTATCATGTGGTATATGGGAGGAGCGCTCCTGTCTTGAAAAAACAATGGACGGCTGGAAATATGTCCTTGGTTATCCGGTCGCAGGCGGAAGCATTTCAGAATCAGGACTACGCTGCTGTGTTTTTGACCATTTTATGCTTGAATCCCGAAGTAAAACTAATATTCTAAATTATGAAAAGTTAGTTCAGCTCTTTTCAGATTGTGAGGTTAAGCCTGAAGTCCCATTTGATATGCTGGAATGGATATGGCTTCACATGGCAATCAATGCCGGGGTCATCACCACGGCCGGGAAATATGGTAATGTTCAGGAAACCTCTGCCGCGGCCGAAAAGATTATGCGTTCATCAAAAGCTCTGTCGGAAGTAGTTTTATCCATTCGAGACACAGCAAACATTATTGCTTCCAGAGGTGTATGCCTGAAAAATTACAGAAATGAGCTTCTACCTTATAAAATACCATCGAAGCTGGCGGGCCTCATTATGAAAAAAATGTTTGCCAGCAATCTTTTAACAAGGGAAATTATGACACTCCACAGTAATTTGGACGATTTGTTGTTTGTCTGTCAAAGTGTGTATAAATGCGGAATAAAAAACAAGGTCCAGGCACCAACTTTTTATGCAAATTACAGCGCGGTTCAAAAGCAGATTGAGCATCTGTTTTGA
- a CDS encoding cell division protein ZapA gives MSKNRVKLNICGCECVISSDDSESYVRSIGDEVEKAMDDITGKNERVSITMAAVITALRYCDEAHKSANGADNLRSQIKDYLEDSSHARMEAEEARREIERLKREIQTLRARLSEGGEPAADKPAQEVRAQKPAVPGSPVQRPQAGSYSRVNPDITAEQEGFMSFFEKKNDEQ, from the coding sequence ATGAGTAAAAACAGAGTGAAATTGAATATTTGCGGCTGTGAGTGCGTCATCAGCTCGGACGACAGCGAGAGCTATGTACGCTCGATCGGCGACGAAGTGGAGAAGGCCATGGACGATATCACGGGCAAAAACGAGCGTGTTTCCATCACCATGGCGGCCGTCATCACGGCGCTCCGCTACTGTGACGAAGCCCACAAATCCGCGAACGGGGCGGACAACCTTCGCTCCCAGATCAAGGATTATCTGGAGGATTCCTCCCACGCGCGCATGGAGGCCGAGGAAGCCCGGCGGGAAATTGAGCGCCTGAAACGGGAAATCCAGACCCTTCGGGCACGCCTGTCGGAGGGCGGAGAGCCCGCCGCGGACAAGCCCGCGCAGGAGGTCCGCGCGCAGAAGCCGGCCGTTCCCGGCTCCCCCGTGCAAAGGCCGCAGGCGGGAAGCTATTCCCGCGTGAATCCGGACATCACCGCCGAGCAGGAAGGCTTTATGAGCTTCTTTGAAAAGAAAAATGACGAACAGTAA
- a CDS encoding DUF4321 domain-containing protein gives MKKGVLKTILLIVLLVLAVVLGQIIGTACAGIHFLSWLGAAADFGLSTTELNLSIIKITFGIRLGINAAQSILALAAVIAVILIKVKE, from the coding sequence ATGAAAAAAGGCGTTTTGAAAACAATTTTGTTGATTGTTCTGCTTGTATTGGCGGTGGTTTTGGGGCAGATTATTGGTACGGCCTGCGCCGGAATCCATTTTCTTTCCTGGCTGGGCGCCGCGGCGGACTTCGGACTGTCCACCACCGAGCTGAACCTCTCCATCATAAAAATCACCTTCGGCATCCGGCTTGGAATCAACGCGGCGCAGTCGATTCTGGCGCTGGCCGCGGTCATCGCCGTGATTCTCATCAAAGTGAAGGAATAG